DNA sequence from the Deltaproteobacteria bacterium genome:
AGGCATCCTCGAGAACTGGGCCGAGCTCCCTCCCTCCCCGGGAAAAAATGCCCTCGAGATAGCTCATGTGGGAATGATGCCATTTGACCTGAATTCGCCGGTGAGGCCGAAATAGGGCCTTGACGTACTCGAGGGTCTCCTCGAGTCGGGAAAGGGTCATCTGTGATTCCCACTGAAAGGGCGTGTGCGGCTTGGGCACGAAGGGGGAAATGGAGGCCGTGATCTGCACCCGTCTGGCCTTGGGTCCGGCCTGGGCCAGAACCTTGAGACAGAGATCGAGGATGCCGTCGAGATCCTCCCGGGTCTCAGTGGGAAGGCCGATCATAAAATAGAGCTTGACCGCCTGCCAGCCCAGGCCGAAGGCCCTGGCCGCATGATCCAGGATGTCGGACTCGGTTACGCCCTTATTGATGACGTCTCGAAGGCGCTGAGTTCCGGCCTCCGGAGCGATAGTCAGGCCGGTCCTCTTAAGGGAGGCCATGGCCGCGAACATCTCCTCACTAACGGTTCCGGCACGAAGCGACGGCAGGGCAATGGAAACCTGATTGGCCGAGCAGAGATCAAGGCTGACGTCGAAAAGCCGGTCCAAAGCCGAAAAGTCGCCGGTGCTCAGGGACAAAAAGGAGACCTCCTCGAAGCCGGTCGCGGCAAGACCCCTGGACATGCGGAGGCCAAGGGTTTCCGGCCGCCTCTCCCGCACCGGGCGATAGATCATCCCAGCCTGGCAG
Encoded proteins:
- a CDS encoding TIGR03960 family B12-binding radical SAM protein, translated to CTFNAEPLARNLDLMVLGDGEAALPEVLEAWSRGRESGMGRAELLASMRSISGVYVPSLFTADDEGGVRPVLSDYTVVRRAVVPDLDSVTMPSRPVVPFSRPVHDRLTLEVARGCTRGCRFCQAGMIYRPVRERRPETLGLRMSRGLAATGFEEVSFLSLSTGDFSALDRLFDVSLDLCSANQVSIALPSLRAGTVSEEMFAAMASLKRTGLTIAPEAGTQRLRDVINKGVTESDILDHAARAFGLGWQAVKLYFMIGLPTETREDLDGILDLCLKVLAQAGPKARRVQITASISPFVPKPHTPFQWESQMTLSRLEETLEYVKALFRPHRRIQVKWHHSHMSYLEGIFSRGGRELGPVLEDAYLSGQVFTSWTDHLDIHPWLEILRRRGLDPDRYLRARPLDSPLPWDHLHCGVSRRFLDIERQRALQGAT